A region of the Mytilus galloprovincialis chromosome 1, xbMytGall1.hap1.1, whole genome shotgun sequence genome:
GTTCTGCCTTTAAGGTTTAGCATTTTTACGATGTGTTGCTTTTCATCTTTTAAAGTAGAACCAAATTGGACAATAAATCGAggaagaaaaatataatttcagaaaTATTATTATAAAGGGAAGTCAACAAATTTTACTCGTACTTTATGAATTCTAAGTGAATCGTTTCATctcgaatatatatatatgtaaaataaaccTATATTATATTGAGAAAAGAATTACTTTTCTTTCTGGTGGTAAAGAATCTGACATACATTAATTGAGAGGCAGATAAAATGTAATGAAATAGTTGTATTGCTGAAATTTGATTGGTTGTAGAAAATCAAATAGATTAAAAAAGTAAAGACCTAAATAAAATGAGGCTATCTATATGATGATCTACTCCTATGTCGCCCACTTTGGGACCTCGAACTTTCACGTCGTCTTAAACCCGAGTTCCGTTCATCTTCAAAATGACTTCTCTGGTCTCTATCCCTGTATCTATCATGATCAGAATATTTTCCCTGATGAGATGAAGAATGACTTCGCTGCCTACCAGATTCTTCACGCCGAGAACGTCTTCTGTCAAACTCCCGTTCTTCAAAGTCAtgattttttctactttgcatGTCAACACGACCTTGTCTTTGACTAGATGATTTTTCTGAGTATCGATCCCGATAATTACGGTCATCACCGTATCTACGATCATCATATCGTTCGTCACGATGTCGATGTTCGTGTTGTCGATCATCGCGATATTTTCGATCGTTTGGGTATCGACGAGTTTCCTGTTTATCAGTTTGTCTGTTCCATCGATTGTTTCTTTCGTGATAACGATCTGACACAGATGAAATATAAGTATTACCACTGTCATCAGTGTTAACACTTTCTGTTTTATGTTTGTCACTCTGACGATACTTTAGGTGTCTATCGTTTTGATTTTTCTCATGCTTTTGTGGTCTTTCATCGCGTTCATAAAATCTTTCATGGTCTCTTTCATCAGAACTGTAGTCGTTATCGTCTCGATGTTTGTGTAGTCTATACATACCTCGTTCTTTATCTCTCCTTGCCGATTCAGACTGTTCCCTAAAGTCACCTCTCTTCGTTGAATCACTTCTGTGTTTCgatttttccttttctttttcggATCTTCTTACCGAATCACtacgactttttgtatttctaaaATCGTCATCGTCATAGTTTTTTGTTGGCCTATTCTTTTCACTTTTTCTAGCCGAATCAACAACGTCCGGATAGTTTATCTTTTCTTTCTTCTTATCTTTTCCAGTGCTTCTTCTAAGATTATGATTCATCTTCAGATCTTCTTTATATTCGCTTTTGTTATTTGTGTTACTGGCACCTTCACCGTCTTTTGAATTTTCAGTACGAGTGTGACTGGATGAAACACTAGTACCATCTTGCGAAAATGCATGATTGTCAAAACTTTTTTGTGATCGAGATTTTGAAATGCTATCACTTGGGTCACTTTTCTTAGAAACTGTAGAAAAGGCAACATGTGACTGTGAACGAAAAGATCTTCTACTACTCCCTGGAGCAATGCCACAATTCGATAAAGGAGGAGCAGCtgcaaaagaaagaaatataacgtcaatataatatcaaatatCTGTTTATAGTTGCCATAATGAGTTTTAATATTTGTCTTGCTAtctgtgtaaaaaaaatatatttataaatcttgGTAACAAATGTTCTGCTATTGTTTGTTTGAAAGGCAATTCAAACCGTCCTTTCGAGAGGTGTTAGTtctgaaataaaaattgaaaaaatagtaacattttgaaaaaaattacatcGCATTGCGCAGAGCTGTGTTGTTTCCGATATCTACATTGTCTGTATATTATGAAGCTTGCCGACGTTCCTTGATTTATGGCCGGATTTTGAATAATTGATGAAATTGTCCTCTTTTCCTGATTATCCAATCTAGTCCAATTATAATTTCTGTAGAATATTTTCTCTATTAACATGATATTTTTCTCCAACATAcgattttttgaaaataaatgatgaaGTGATCAGCTTATCTCCTgtattgatacatgtatcaattttgGACATATCGACGTATGTCATTCCCCTGTGTATGAATACATCAATTCACATGCATACCAAATTTTACGAGTGAATGAATTGATCATTTCATTCGAACGGAGAAAGTTGATGTCTTCGTATCGCTTACCGTCAACTGATTTCGAAAAGTATAAAGTTGACATCATCtcgatacatgtatttaaaagtaTCCTGGCAACGAATCTATCTCATCGGTTCTCCCTGCTGGTACTAGTTATATGTCAATCTCAACAACTGAAAAACCTTGTTGTACATCGACATAAATGTTACACGTATATGGGATGTACAAAAGTATATGCAACACCAAAATCAATTATAacatttgtttaaaagaaaatctataacctattattataaaactatcttgatagatatttgatatatatgtatacgtttatttatttttttcaagtatttACAACAGTATATAATAGTTTGTAACATTTATATTGTATCAACGTTTTTTGTTTGTCCTACACGCATCAAGTAAAATAATTCCCTTAAATTTCATCTACCGGGTATATTTCAAATTAAGGCAACGTTGAAATATCATAACCTAGACTTTGAAAAGAGGAGTAATAGTCTTTATCAAGGTAAaacataatagatatatataagaATATGAAATGTATGTCGTTATAGGAAAACGTTCGTGAGATAGACACTGACGTAAAAGTCCATGAGACAGACACTGCCGAAAGAGTCCATGAGACAGACACTGACGTAAAAGTCCATGAGACAGACACTGATGTAAAAGTCCATGAGACAGACACTGACATAAAGGTCCACGAGACAGACACTGACGTAAAATACCGTGAGACAAACACTGACGTAAAAGTCCATGAGACAGACACTGATGTAAAAGTCCATGAGACAGACACTGATGTAAAAGTCCATGAGACAGACTCTGACGTAAACGTTAAAGTCTATG
Encoded here:
- the LOC143071351 gene encoding uncharacterized protein LOC143071351 isoform X1; the encoded protein is MKTMCNTYLYLLYLFISSVTCYDVTNSIDFEGNGCNTQLMVGDNTIAEVIATPQAGVLPDSSKCEAKFQAIPADRKLKIYIKDFFMGPGACGHKLKIYDGVEFVSQDPKWEFSCNTEIQDVYTSSTNQVIIAFTKPSVDTSQLYRFKIHLTTDREEPYLFFEALNKPDKALNLPDTILQHRKRRETVNQPSYTAPLTGGAGESGGGGITSGAIAGIAVGGVVGVVIIIAICIYLLWKFMRQAEEKKRYVAEPPPAISVISAPPLSNCGIAPGSSRRSFRSQSHVAFSTVSKKSDPSDSISKSRSQKSFDNHAFSQDGTSVSSSHTRTENSKDGEGASNTNNKSEYKEDLKMNHNLRRSTGKDKKKEKINYPDVVDSARKSEKNRPTKNYDDDDFRNTKSRSDSVRRSEKEKEKSKHRSDSTKRGDFREQSESARRDKERGMYRLHKHRDDNDYSSDERDHERFYERDERPQKHEKNQNDRHLKYRQSDKHKTESVNTDDSGNTYISSVSDRYHERNNRWNRQTDKQETRRYPNDRKYRDDRQHEHRHRDERYDDRRYGDDRNYRDRYSEKSSSQRQGRVDMQSRKNHDFEEREFDRRRSRREESGRQRSHSSSHQGKYSDHDRYRDRDQRSHFEDERNSGLRRRESSRSQSGRHRSRSSYR
- the LOC143071351 gene encoding uncharacterized protein LOC143071351 isoform X2, producing MKTMCNTYLYLLYLFISSVTCYDVTNSIDFEGNGCNTQLMVGDNTIAEVIATPQAGVLPDSSKCEAKFQAIPADRKLKIYIKDFFMGPGACGHKLKIYDGVEFVSQDPKWEFSCNTEIQDVYTSSTNQVIIAFTKPSVDTSQLYRFKIHLTTDRAAPLTGGAGESGGGGITSGAIAGIAVGGVVGVVIIIAICIYLLWKFMRQAEEKKRYVAEPPPAISVISAPPLSNCGIAPGSSRRSFRSQSHVAFSTVSKKSDPSDSISKSRSQKSFDNHAFSQDGTSVSSSHTRTENSKDGEGASNTNNKSEYKEDLKMNHNLRRSTGKDKKKEKINYPDVVDSARKSEKNRPTKNYDDDDFRNTKSRSDSVRRSEKEKEKSKHRSDSTKRGDFREQSESARRDKERGMYRLHKHRDDNDYSSDERDHERFYERDERPQKHEKNQNDRHLKYRQSDKHKTESVNTDDSGNTYISSVSDRYHERNNRWNRQTDKQETRRYPNDRKYRDDRQHEHRHRDERYDDRRYGDDRNYRDRYSEKSSSQRQGRVDMQSRKNHDFEEREFDRRRSRREESGRQRSHSSSHQGKYSDHDRYRDRDQRSHFEDERNSGLRRRESSRSQSGRHRSRSSYR